Proteins encoded in a region of the Sugiyamaella lignohabitans strain CBS 10342 chromosome B, complete sequence genome:
- the SNF3 gene encoding Snf3p (Plasma membrane low glucose sensor, regulates glucose transport; contains 12 predicted transmembrane segments and a long C-terminal tail required for induction of hexose transporters; also senses fructose and mannose; SNF3 has a paralog, RGT2, that arose from the whole genome duplication; GO_component: GO:0016021 - integral component of membrane [Evidence IEA,IEA]; GO_component: GO:0016021 - integral component of membrane [Evidence ISM] [PMID 12192589]; GO_component: GO:0016020 - membrane [Evidence IEA,IEA]; GO_component: GO:0005886 - plasma membrane [Evidence IEA,IEA]; GO_component: GO:0005886 - plasma membrane [Evidence IDA] [PMID 2406560]; GO_component: GO:0005886 - plasma membrane [Evidence IDA] [PMID 24124599]; GO_function: GO:0005536 - glucose binding [Evidence TAS] [PMID 10477308]; GO_function: GO:0005355 - glucose transmembrane transporter activity [Evidence TAS] [PMID 10477308]; GO_function: GO:0004872 - receptor activity [Evidence TAS] [PMID 10477308]; GO_function: GO:0022891 - substrate-specific transmembrane transporter activity [Evidence IEA]; GO_function: GO:0022857 - transmembrane transporter activity [Evidence IEA]; GO_function: GO:0005215 - transporter activity [Evidence IEA]; GO_process: GO:0008643 - carbohydrate transport [Evidence IEA]; GO_process: GO:0051594 - detection of glucose [Evidence IGI,IMP] [PMID 8901598]; GO_process: GO:0015755 - fructose transport [Evidence IMP] [PMID 2046678]; GO_process: GO:0015758 - glucose transport [Evidence IMP] [PMID 2046678]; GO_process: GO:0015758 - glucose transport [Evidence IGI] [PMID 9564039]; GO_process: GO:0015761 - mannose transport [Evidence IMP] [PMID 2046678]; GO_process: GO:0045835 - negative regulation of meiosis [Evidence IMP] [PMID 18616605]; GO_process: GO:0007165 - signal transduction [Evidence TAS] [PMID 10477308]; GO_process: GO:0055085 - transmembrane transport [Evidence IEA]; GO_process: GO:0006810 - transport [Evidence IEA,IEA]): MSSDNEKEEHAHVAPTGADGTPLNLYERRLLIASHETGFTALFTNRHVFSIAVFASLGGLIYGFNQGMFGQILNMASFSRTVNPNSISNPTSRGLLTSILELGAWVGSLANGYLADKLGRKLSVVLAVVIFIIGVIVQATAHNANQILGGRFVTGLGVGSLSMIVPLYNAELAPAEVRGALVALQQLAITFGIMIAYFIGYGTNFIGGAGNPNQSNAAWLIPVCIQLIPALILGTGFLTILPQSPRYLVQINKEDEALEVLSKLRRVPKTNEIVVLEFLEIKAQHMFEIETDREMFPHLMDGSFSSSFKLRLAKYKSLFVDKSLRPRTFIGIFIMVFQQWTGMYKQPLPMLLLSVWF, translated from the coding sequence ATGTCTAGCGATAACGAAAAGGAAGAACACGCTCACGTCGCTCCTACTGGAGCTGATGGTACTCCTCTTAATCTTTATGAACGTCGTCTTTTGATTGCCAGTCATGAGACTGGTTTCACTGCTCTTTTCACAAACAGACACGTTTTCTCTATTGCAGTGTTTGCTTCTTTGGGTGGTTTGATCTATGGTTTCAACCAAGGAATGTTTGGTCAAATTTTGAATATGGCTTCTTTCAGTAGAACTGTGAACCCCAACTCTATTAGTAATCCTACCAGTAGAGGTCTTTTGACTTCGATTCTTGAGTTGGGTGCTTGGGTTGGTTCTCTTGCTAACGGTTACCTTGCTGACAAGCTTGGTCGTAAGCTTAGTGTTGttcttgctgttgtcaTTTTCATTATCGGTGTTATTGTTCAAGCTACTGCTCACAACGCCAACCAAATCTTGGGTGGTAGATTCGTCACTGGTTTGGGTGTTGGTAGTTTGTCTATGATTGTTCCTTTGTACAACGCCGAGTTGGCTCCTGCCGAGGTTAGAGGTGCTCTTGTCGCTTTGCAACAATTGGCCATTACTTTCGGTATCATGATTGCCTACTTCATTGGTTATGGTACCAACTTcattggtggtgctggtaaccCCAACCAAAGCAACGCTGCTTGGCTCATTCCTGTCTGCATCCAATTGATTCCTGCTCTTATTTTGGGTACTGGTTTCCTTACTATTTTGCCCCAATCTCCTCGTTACCTTGTCCAAATTAACAAGGAGGATGAGGCTCTTGAGGTTCTTTCCAAGCTTCGTCGTGTCCCCAAGACCAACGAAATCGTTGTTTTGGAGTTCTTGGAGATTAAGGCTCAACACATGTTCGAAATCGAGACTGATCGTGAGATGTTCCCCCACCTCATGGATGGCTCattctcctcttctttcaaaCTCAGACTCGCCAAGTACAAGTCTCTCTTTGTCGACAAGTCTCTTCGTCCCAGAACTTTCATTGGTATCTTCATCATGGTCTTCCAACAATGGACTGGTATGTATAAACAACCCCTGCCCATGCTGCTGTTATCTGTTTGGTTTTAG
- the LEU4 gene encoding 2-isopropylmalate synthase LEU4 (Alpha-isopropylmalate synthase (2-isopropylmalate synthase); the main isozyme responsible for the first step in the leucine biosynthesis pathway; LEU4 has a paralog, LEU9, that arose from the whole genome duplication; GO_component: GO:0005737 - cytoplasm [Evidence IEA,IEA]; GO_component: GO:0005737 - cytoplasm [Evidence IDA] [PMID 11914276]; GO_component: GO:0005737 - cytoplasm [Evidence IDA] [PMID 14562095]; GO_component: GO:0005737 - cytoplasm [Evidence IDA] [PMID 3275644]; GO_component: GO:0005739 - mitochondrion [Evidence IEA,IEA]; GO_component: GO:0005739 - mitochondrion [Evidence IDA] [PMID 11914276]; GO_component: GO:0005739 - mitochondrion [Evidence IDA] [PMID 14562095]; GO_component: GO:0005739 - mitochondrion [Evidence IDA] [PMID 14576278]; GO_component: GO:0005739 - mitochondrion [Evidence IDA] [PMID 16823961]; GO_component: GO:0005739 - mitochondrion [Evidence IDA] [PMID 3275644]; GO_function: GO:0003852 - 2-isopropylmalate synthase activity [Evidence IEA,IEA]; GO_function: GO:0003852 - 2-isopropylmalate synthase activity [Evidence IDA] [PMID 3275644]; GO_function: GO:0003824 - catalytic activity [Evidence IEA]; GO_function: GO:0016740 - transferase activity [Evidence IEA]; GO_function: GO:0046912 - transferase activity, transferring acyl groups, acyl groups converted into alkyl on transfer [Evidence IEA]; GO_process: GO:0009082 - branched-chain amino acid biosynthetic process [Evidence IEA]; GO_process: GO:0019752 - carboxylic acid metabolic process [Evidence IEA]; GO_process: GO:0008652 - cellular amino acid biosynthetic process [Evidence IEA]; GO_process: GO:0009098 - leucine biosynthetic process [Evidence IEA,IEA,IEA]; GO_process: GO:0009098 - leucine biosynthetic process [Evidence IGI] [PMID 10790691]), translating to MTFLKDPSVKYKKFPPINLPNRQWPAKTLDVAPRWLSTDLRDGNQSLPDPMSVEEKKEYFHKLVELGYKEIEVSFPSASQIDFDFTRYAVENAPDDVWIQVLTPCREELIRRTVESVRGAKKAIIHVYLASSPLFRDVIFGMTEQEAKALAVKSTKLVRELTKDDASTAGTEWAYEFSPETFSDTPLEYSVELCEAVKNAWQPSVEIPIIFNLPATVEMSTPNVYADQIEYFSTHISEREKVCISLHPHNDRGCAVAAAELGQMAGAQRVEGCLFGNGERTGNVDLVTLAMNLYTQGVTPNIDFSDITSVVDVVERCNKIPVHARAPYGGSLVVCAFSGSHQDAIKKGFARNDELKKKTEGQHSCWQIPYLPLDPQDVGRTYEAVIRVNSQSGKGGAAWIILRNLELDLPRGLQVAFSKIVQTEAEFKGRELKGDELVNLFEKEYFLEESSANYDYNLVDFNIVSGKEFKDQRLLDGTVNYKGKEHKIAGKGNGPISSFLDAIKSTFDIGLEVQSYSEHSIGKGSATKAATYIELSCELPGQPNKFIEWGVGINEDVSQASILAILSALNRISQRV from the coding sequence ATGACTTTTCTTAAAGATCCTTCTGTCAAGTACAAAAAATTCCCTCCTATCAACCTGCCAAATCGTCAGTGGCCTGCTAAGACTCTCGACGTGGCTCCAAGATGGCTGTCGACTGATCTGAGAGACGGAAATCAATCACTTCCTGATCCTATGTCGGTTGAGGAGAAAAAGGAGTATTTCCACAAACTGGTGGAACTTGGTTATAAGGAGATTGAAGTCAGTTTCCCAAGTGCCAGTCagattgattttgatttcactCGTTATGCTGTTGAGAATGCTCCTGATGATGTTTGGATCCAGGTTCTCACTCCATGCAGAGAAGAGCTGATTCGACGAACTGTCGAGTCGGTTCGTGGCGCTAAAAAGGCTATTATCCATGTGTACCTTGCTTCATCTCCTCTGTTTAGAGACGTTATTTTTGGCATGACTGAACAGGAAGCCAAGGCTTTAGCCGTCAAGTCGACCAAACTGGTTCGTGAGCTCACTAAAGACGATGCTTCTACTGCTGGTACTGAATGGGCTTATGAATTCTCGCCAGAAACCTTTTCTGACACTCCTCTTGAATACTCTGTTGAACTGTGTGAAGCAGTGAAGAACGCCTGGCAGCCATCTGTGGAGATTccaattattttcaatttacCTGCTACTGTTGAAATGTCGACTCCTAATGTGTATGCTGACCAGATTGAGTATTTCAGCACCCATATTTCCGAACGTGAGAAGGTATGTATCTCTCTCCACCCACATAACGACCGTGGTTGTGctgtagctgctgctgagctTGGTCAAATGGCCGGTGCTCAAAGAGTTGAGGGATGTCTATTTGGTAACGGTGAAAGAACCGGTAATGTTGATCTTGTCACATTAGCCATGAACCTGTATACACAGGGAGTTACACCTAATATCGACTTTTCAGATATCACCAGTGTGGTTGATGTGGTCGAGAGATGTAACAAGATCCCAGTGCATGCCAGAGCTCCTTACGGAGGATCTCTTGTGGTGTGTGCATTCTCAGGATCTCACCAGGATGCTATTAAGAAGGGATTTGCTCGTAATGACgagctgaaaaagaagactGAAGGCCAACACTCGTGCTGGCAAATCCCCTACCTGCCTCTGGATCCTCAAGATGTCGGTCGTACCTATGAAGCAGTTATCCGAGTCAACTCGCAATCCGGTAAAGGAGGTGCAGCTTGGATTATTCTACGAAACCTCGAGCTCGACCTGCCTCGTGGTCTTCAAGTGGCATTTTCCAAGATCGTGCAAACCGAGGCCGAGTTTAAGGGCCGCGAGCTCAAGGGCGACGAGCTtgttaatttatttgaaaAGGAGTACTTCCTGGAAGAGTCGAGCGCCAACTACGACTACAACCTAGTAGACTTCAACATTGTCTCTGGTAAGGAGTTCAAAGACCAACGTCTTCTCGACGGTACTGTCAACTACAAGGGCAAGGAGCACAAGATTGCTGGTAAAGGTAACGGACCCATCTCGTCGTTCCTAGACGCCATCAAATCGACCTTCGACATCGGTCTCGAGGTGCAATCCTACTCCGAGCACTCCATCGGCAAGGGTTCGGCCACCAAAGCCGCTACCTACATCGAGCTCTCGTGCGAGCTTCCTGGCCAGCCCAACAAATTCATCGAATGGGGTGTCGGCATCAACGAGGACGTTTCCCAAGCCTCCATCCTTGCCATTCTCTCCGCATTAAACAGAATCTCGCAACGCGTATAA
- the YAF9 gene encoding Yaf9p (Subunit of NuA4 histone H4 acetyltransferase and SWR1 complexes; may function to antagonize silencing near telomeres; interacts directly with Swc4p; has homology to human leukemogenic protein AF9; contains a YEATS domain; GO_component: GO:0035267 - NuA4 histone acetyltransferase complex [Evidence IPI] [PMID 15485911]; GO_component: GO:0000812 - Swr1 complex [Evidence IDA] [PMID 14645854]; GO_component: GO:0000812 - Swr1 complex [Evidence IDA] [PMID 14690608]; GO_component: GO:0005737 - cytoplasm [Evidence IEA,IEA]; GO_component: GO:0005737 - cytoplasm [Evidence IDA] [PMID 14562095]; GO_component: GO:0005634 - nucleus [Evidence IEA,IEA,IEA]; GO_component: GO:0005634 - nucleus [Evidence IDA] [PMID 14562095]; GO_function: GO:0003674 - molecular_function [Evidence ND]; GO_process: GO:0006281 - DNA repair [Evidence IEA]; GO_process: GO:0006281 - DNA repair [Evidence IDA] [PMID 16135807]; GO_process: GO:0006974 - cellular response to DNA damage stimulus [Evidence IEA]; GO_process: GO:0016568 - chromatin modification [Evidence IEA]; GO_process: GO:0006338 - chromatin remodeling [Evidence IDA] [PMID 14645854]; GO_process: GO:0006338 - chromatin remodeling [Evidence IGI,IPI] [PMID 14690608]; GO_process: GO:0006348 - chromatin silencing at telomere [Evidence IMP] [PMID 15485911]; GO_process: GO:0043486 - histone exchange [Evidence IMP] [PMID 16299513]; GO_process: GO:0006355 - regulation of transcription, DNA-templated [Evidence IEA,IEA]; GO_process: GO:0006351 - transcription, DNA-templated [Evidence IEA]), whose protein sequence is MPLPGPAAATIENPVESFVYDELIFNEPTEAFFEVLTSRPGALLPAKNTEGRKYTQQTENEELDRLSAALDNVYQQVQKTKEQIKALEAEKNGLQALPAPS, encoded by the coding sequence ATGCCATTACCGGgcccagcagcagccacaatCGAGAACCCGGTCGAAAGTTTTGTGTACGACGAACTGATATTCAACGAACCCACCGAGGCGTTCTTTGAAGTGCTGACGTCGCGACCTGGAGCTCTTCTCCCCGCCAAAAACACAGAAGGCCGAAAGTACACGCAACAAACGGAGAACGAGGAGCTCGATAGACTCAGTGCGGCCCTCGACAACGTCTACCAGCAAGTGCAAAAGACCAAAGAGCAGATCAAAGCGCTCGAGGCCGAGAAAAACGGGCTCCAAGCGCTTCCGGCCCCGTCGTGA
- the GAP1 gene encoding amino acid permease GAP1 (General amino acid permease; Gap1p senses the presence of amino acid substrates to regulate localization to the plasma membrane when needed; essential for invasive growth; GO_component: GO:0030134 - ER to Golgi transport vesicle [Evidence IDA] [PMID 12499351]; GO_component: GO:0005768 - endosome [Evidence IDA] [PMID 15039776]; GO_component: GO:0000328 - fungal-type vacuole lumen [Evidence IDA] [PMID 15039776]; GO_component: GO:0016021 - integral component of membrane [Evidence IEA,IEA]; GO_component: GO:0016021 - integral component of membrane [Evidence ISM] [PMID 12192589]; GO_component: GO:0005887 - integral component of plasma membrane [Evidence IDA] [PMID 9199164]; GO_component: GO:0016020 - membrane [Evidence IEA,IEA,IEA]; GO_component: GO:0005771 - multivesicular body [Evidence IMP] [PMID 14523026]; GO_component: GO:0005886 - plasma membrane [Evidence IDA] [PMID 15623581]; GO_component: GO:0005886 - plasma membrane [Evidence IDA] [PMID 15707981]; GO_function: GO:0015193 - L-proline transmembrane transporter activity [Evidence IGI] [PMID 14968425]; GO_function: GO:0015171 - amino acid transmembrane transporter activity [Evidence IEA]; GO_function: GO:0015171 - amino acid transmembrane transporter activity [Evidence IMP] [PMID 6759873]; GO_function: GO:0015203 - polyamine transmembrane transporter activity [Evidence IMP] [PMID 15707981]; GO_process: GO:0003333 - amino acid transmembrane transport [Evidence IEA]; GO_process: GO:0006865 - amino acid transport [Evidence IEA,IEA]; GO_process: GO:0006865 - amino acid transport [Evidence IMP] [PMID 6759873]; GO_process: GO:0015846 - polyamine transport [Evidence IMP] [PMID 15707981]; GO_process: GO:0055085 - transmembrane transport [Evidence IEA]; GO_process: GO:0006810 - transport [Evidence IEA,IEA]) yields the protein MTEDVEKNPGVPYDKSAGSGVPVEEGYIEQQNGGFVRNFVDSFKPIDLSDLDTEGMTPVEIAAAATARSPLKRSLKGRHLQMIAIGGAIGTGLFIGSGGSLATGGAAGVLIGFSLTGAMLYCTVHALGELAVRFPVSGAFSTYSTRFLDPSWGFAMGWNYALQWLVVFPLELVAASITIEYWNHTINPDAFVVIFYVLVVFINLFGSRGYGEAEFVFSLIKVLAVVGFIILGIILVCGGGPHGGYIGGKYWHDPGAFASGVKGVISVFVNAAFSFSGTELVGLAAAETDNPRKTLPSAVKQVFWRITLFYIVALALVGLLVPYNDPKLLQATSSVDITASPFVIAISNAGIRGLPSVINVVILISVLSVGNSAVYGCSRTLCAMAVQGFAPKFLGYIDRKGRPLFAVIGTLIFGLLCFIAGSGKQNEVFNWLLAFSGLSALFTWGSICVCHIRVRRAMAVQGVSTDELAFTAALGVWGSWFGFLLNFVIICLEFWLSLYPVGAATPNAQDFFQSYLSVPLVLAMYIGHKIYSRSGFIRAKDIDLFTGIRELDRDLLRQEIEEERAYIKSKGWYYRIYKFWC from the coding sequence atGACTGAAGACGTGGAAAAGAATCCTGGCGTTCCCTATGATAAATCCGCTGGTAGTGGTGTACCAGTGGAGGAGGGATATATCGAGCAACAAAATGGTGGTTTCGTGAGAAACTTTGTTGATAGTTTCAAACCTATTGACTTGTCTGATTTGGATACTGAGGGCATGACTCCAGTTGAaatcgctgctgctgccactgctagATCTCCTTTAAAACGGTCTTTAAAAGGTCGTCATTTGCAAATGATTGctattggtggtgctattggtactggtttgtttattggtagtggtggttcTTTGGccactggtggtgctgctggtgtgtTGATTGGTTTCTCTTTGACCGGTGCTATGTTATACTGCACTGTTCATGCTCTTGGTGAATTGGCTGTTCGTTTCCctgtttctggtgcttTCTCTACTTACTCTACTCGTTTCCTTGATCCTTCCTGGGGTTTTGCCATGGGCTGGAATTATGCTCTTCAATGGCTTGTTGTGTTTCCGTTAGAGCTTGTTGCTGCTTCGATTACTATTGAATATTGGAATCATACCATTAATCCTGATGCGTTTGTGGTAATATTTTACGTGCTAGTGGTGTTTATAAACTTGTTTGGTTCTAGAGGTTATGGTGAAGCTGAATTTGTCTTTTCGTTAATTAAAGTATTGGCGGTAGTAGGTTTCATTATTCTCGGTATCATTCTTGTGTGCGGTGGTGGTCCTCATGGTGGATACATCGGTGGTAAATACTGGCACGATCCTGGTGCTTTTGCTTCTGGTGTCAAGGGTGTTATTAGTGTATTTGTCAATGCTGCCTTTTCTTTCAGTGGCACCGAGCTTGTTGGTTTGGCCGCTGCCGAGACTGATAACCCCAGAAAGACCCTCCCCAGTGCCGTTAAGCAAGTATTCTGGCGTATCACTCTTTTCTACATTGTCGCACTTGCTCTTGTTGGTCTTTTGGTTCCTTATAACGACCCCAAGCTTTTGCAGGCCACTTCTTCTGTCGATATCACTGCTTCTCCTTTCGTCATTGCCATTTCCAACGCAGGTATCCGTGGTCTTCCCAGTGTCATTAACGTTGTCATTCTCATCTCTGTGTTGTCTGTTGGTAACTCTGCTGTGTATGGATGTAGCAGAACCTTGTGTGCCATGGCCGTTCAAGGATTCGCCCCCAAGTTCCTCGGATACATTGACCGCAAGGGTCGTCCTCTTTTCGCCGTTATTGGTACTTTGATTTTCGGTCTTCTCTGTTTCATTGCTGGTTCTGGCAAGCAGAACGAGGTTTTCAACTGGTTGTTGGCTTTCTCTGGATTGTCTGCTCTTTTCACTTGGGGATCCATCTGTGTGTGCCACATCCGCGTCCGCAGAGCCATGGCTGTGCAAGGAGTCAGCACTGACGAGCTCGCTTTCACTGCCGCTCTCGGTGTGTGGGGCAGTTGGTTCGGTTTCCTGCTCaacttcgtcatcatctgtCTTGAATTCTGGTTGAGTTTGTACCCCGTCGGCGCAGCCACCCCCAACGCCCAAGACTTCTTCCAGTCATATTTATCCGTGCCTCTTGTCCTTGCCATGTACATCGGTCACAAGATCTACTCGCGCTCGGGCTTCATCCGCGCCAAGGACATCGACCTCTTCACCGGTATCAGAGAGCTCGACAGAGACCTCCTGAGACAAGAAATCGAGGAGGAGCGCGCCTACATTAAGAGCAAGGGCTGGTACTACAGAATCTACAAGTTCTGGTGCTAA